From Halomicrobium urmianum, the proteins below share one genomic window:
- a CDS encoding winged helix-turn-helix domain-containing protein, with the protein MNAIEDAFDWLFGQDSMGRLRADWMTGSDDRILEFLEDTGAGHSLRGIENNFAERGQSISYTTLKRRIPKLEEAGLIYEIEGEGSYYAITEKGEDYLREEEDLRDEPEPHV; encoded by the coding sequence ATGAATGCTATCGAAGACGCTTTTGACTGGCTTTTTGGCCAAGACAGTATGGGCCGTCTCCGGGCAGACTGGATGACTGGGAGTGACGATCGTATTCTGGAGTTCCTCGAAGACACGGGGGCCGGCCACAGTCTGCGCGGGATTGAGAACAACTTCGCGGAGAGGGGCCAGTCCATCTCCTACACTACTCTCAAGAGAAGAATCCCCAAGTTGGAGGAAGCTGGCTTGATCTATGAGATCGAAGGAGAGGGATCTTACTATGCGATTACTGAGAAAGGAGAGGACTATCTCCGCGAGGAGGAGGATCTCCGCGACGAACCCGAGCCTCACGTCTGA